The following proteins come from a genomic window of Aphelocoma coerulescens isolate FSJ_1873_10779 chromosome 18, UR_Acoe_1.0, whole genome shotgun sequence:
- the KCNJ16 gene encoding inward rectifier potassium channel 16: protein MRKMNEQSGCYRPVNIQGNKVSNRGTCRESPEKEVKRLQKRFLHKDGSCNVYFKHIFGEWESYVVDIFTTLVDIKWRHMFVIFSLSYVLSWLFFGLVFWLIAVQHGDLFSDEEVTPCVANVHSFTGAFLFSLETQTTIGYGYRCVTEECSVAILMVILQSVLSCIIDTFIIGAALAKMATARKRAQTIRFSYYAVVGLRDDKFCLMWRIGDFRPNHMVEGSVRAQLLRYKEDKEGRMTMEYRDLKLLNDQIILVTPVTVVHEIDSESPLYGLDRKAMAKDNFEILVTFVYTGDSTGTSHQSRSSYVPREILWGHRFNDVLHVKKKYYKVDCLQFEETTEVYAPHCSAMQLDRKEQEWNRTEKTREKQAEKSALEIKSNQKSFSAVALITSCEDPEDPVKTPSQHPGEVSYRKAAVTLSRLSIESQI from the coding sequence ATGAGGAAGATGAACGAGCAGAGCGGCTGCTACAGGCCCGTGAATATCCAGGGAAACAAGGTCAGTAACCGGGGCACCTGTCGGGAAAGCCCGGAAAAGGAGGTGAAAAGGCTGCAGAAGAGGTTTCTCCACAAGGATGGCAGCTGCAATGTCTACTTCAAGCACATCTTCGGAGAGTGGGAGAGCTACGTGGTGGACATTTTCACCACGCTGGTGGACATCAAGTGGCGCCACATGTTTGTGATTTTCTCCCTGTCCTACGTGCTCTCGTGGCTGTTCTTTGGCCTCGTGTTCTGGCTGATTGCCGTCCAGCATGGGGACTTGTTCAGTGACGAGGAAGTCACCCCCTGCGTGGCAAATGTGCACAGCTTCACGGGAGCCTTCCTGTTCTCCCTGGAGACCCAGACCACCATCGGGTACGGGTACCGCTGCGTGACCGAGGAGTGCTCGGTCGCCATCCTCATGGTGATCCTGCAGTCGGTGCTGAGCTGCATCATCGACACCTTCATCATTGGAgcagccttggccaagatggcCACGGCCCGGAAAAGAGCCCAGACCATCCGTTTCAGCTACTACGCCGTGGTTGGGCTGAGGGACGACAAATTCTGCCTCATGTGGCGCATCGGGGACTTCCGGCCCAACCACATGGTGGAGGGCTCGGTGCGAGCGCAGCTGCTGCGCTacaaggaggacaaggaggggaGGATGACCATGGAGTACAGGGACCTCAAGCTGCTCAATGACCAGATCATCCTGGTCACGCCAGTGACCGTCGTCCATGAGATCGACAGCGAGAGCCCCTTGTACGGCCTGGACCGCAAAGCTATGGCCAAGGACAACTTTGAGATCTTGGTGACTTTTGTCTACACGGGTGACTCCACGGGGACTTCCCACCAGTCACGGAGCTCCTATGTTCCCAGAGAGATCCTGTGGGGCCACAGGTTCAATGATGTCTTGCACGTCAAGAAGAAGTACTACAAGGTGGACTGCTTGCAGTTTGAGGAGACCACGGAGGTGTACGCCCCTCACTGCAGCGCCATGCAGCTGGATCGCAAGGAGCAGGAGTGGAACCGCACAGAGAAGACGCGGGAAAAACAAGCAGAGAAGTCAGCCCTGGAAATCAAGTCTAACCAAAAGTCCTTCAGTGCTGTTGCCCTCATCACCAGCTGTGAGGATCCAGAAGACCCAGTGAAAACTCCCAGCCAACATCCTGGAGAGGTTTCCTACAGGAAAGCAGCTGTGACCTTAAGCAGGCTCTCCATAGAGTCCCAAATCTAA